One part of the uncultured Bacteroides sp. genome encodes these proteins:
- the metH gene encoding methionine synthase: MKPTIQQLVSERILILDGAMGTMIQQYNLREEDFRNERFANIPGQMKGNNDLLCLTRPDVIRDIHSKYLEAGADIIETNTFSSTTVSMADYHVQDFVREINLAAVKIAREIADEYTRINPDKPRFVAGSVGPTNKTCSMSPDVNNPAFRALSYDELAAAYQEQMEALIDGGVDALLIETIFDTLNAKAAIFAAETAMEVKGVQLPIMLSVTVADISGRTLSGQTLDAFLASIQHAPIFSVGLNCSFGAKQLKPFLEGLAARAPYYISAYPNAGLPNSLGKYDQTPAEMATQVKEYIDEKLINIIGGCCGTTNEYIAEYVALIQGQTPHKPQAHPDCMWLSGLELLEVKPEINFVNVGERCNVAGSRKFLRLIQEKKYDEALTIARGQVEDGALIIDVNMDEGLLEAKEEMTTFLNLIASEPEISRVPVMIDSSKWEVIIAGLKCLQGKSIVNSISLKEGEEVFLEHARTVKKYGAAVVVMAFDEKGQADTCARKIEVCERAYRLLVDKVKFNPHDIIFDPNVLAIATGMEEHNNYAVDFINATAWIKKNLPGAHISGGVSNLSFSFRGNNFIREAMHAVFLYHAIQQGMDMGIVNPATAVMYTDIDPDLLVKIEDVVLNRRPDAAEILIETAESLKASKDDTQTAVKRDAWRDENVTERLKYALVKGIGEYLEEDLAEIIPLYNKAVDIIEGPLMEGMNIVGELFGAGKMFLPQVVKTARTMKKAVAILQPLIEAEKTDGSTSAGKMLIATVKGDVHDIGKNIVSVVMACNNFEVIDLGVMVPTETIVQRAIEEKPDFIGLSGLITPSLEEMVHVASELQKAGLDIPLMIGGATTSKLHTAIKIAPVYSGIVAHMKDAAQNATVASRLLNPEAKEKFAAELNKEYESLRLKNADKKVDTVSIEDAQKNKLNLF, translated from the coding sequence ATGAAACCAACCATTCAACAGTTAGTTTCCGAGCGCATCCTTATATTGGATGGAGCTATGGGTACAATGATTCAGCAGTATAATTTGAGAGAAGAGGATTTTCGTAATGAACGCTTTGCGAATATCCCTGGTCAGATGAAAGGTAATAATGATTTGTTATGCCTTACTCGTCCGGATGTTATCCGTGATATACATAGTAAGTACCTGGAAGCTGGTGCTGATATCATTGAAACAAATACGTTTAGTTCTACAACTGTTTCTATGGCCGATTACCATGTACAGGATTTTGTGCGTGAAATAAATCTTGCTGCTGTTAAAATAGCCCGTGAAATTGCAGATGAATATACCCGAATAAATCCTGATAAGCCTAGATTTGTAGCAGGATCTGTTGGTCCTACTAACAAGACTTGTTCGATGTCTCCGGATGTAAATAATCCGGCTTTTCGTGCCTTGTCGTATGATGAATTGGCTGCAGCATATCAGGAACAAATGGAGGCTCTGATAGATGGAGGAGTAGATGCTCTTTTGATAGAGACAATCTTTGATACACTGAATGCTAAAGCTGCAATTTTTGCAGCCGAAACTGCTATGGAAGTTAAAGGAGTACAACTACCAATCATGCTTTCTGTTACAGTAGCAGATATTAGTGGACGAACTCTTTCCGGACAGACTCTGGATGCTTTTCTGGCTTCTATTCAACATGCACCAATTTTCTCTGTCGGGTTGAATTGTTCTTTTGGAGCAAAACAGCTAAAACCTTTTCTTGAAGGCTTAGCAGCTCGTGCTCCTTATTATATAAGTGCATATCCTAATGCCGGTCTTCCTAATAGTTTGGGTAAATATGATCAGACTCCGGCTGAAATGGCTACTCAGGTTAAAGAATATATTGATGAGAAATTAATCAATATTATTGGTGGATGTTGCGGCACAACCAATGAATATATTGCTGAATACGTTGCTTTAATTCAAGGTCAAACTCCGCATAAACCACAAGCACATCCGGATTGTATGTGGCTCTCCGGATTGGAATTGCTGGAAGTGAAACCGGAAATTAATTTTGTGAATGTAGGTGAAAGATGTAATGTGGCCGGTTCACGTAAATTTCTTCGACTTATTCAGGAAAAGAAATATGATGAAGCTCTTACTATTGCTCGAGGGCAAGTGGAAGATGGTGCTTTAATTATTGACGTAAACATGGATGAAGGGTTGCTGGAAGCAAAAGAGGAAATGACTACCTTTCTTAATCTGATAGCTTCTGAACCGGAAATATCTCGCGTACCTGTAATGATAGATTCCTCAAAATGGGAAGTTATTATTGCCGGACTTAAATGTTTGCAAGGAAAATCTATTGTTAATTCTATTTCACTGAAAGAAGGAGAAGAAGTCTTTCTTGAACATGCACGAACTGTAAAAAAATATGGTGCGGCAGTTGTAGTAATGGCTTTTGATGAGAAAGGACAGGCTGATACATGTGCCCGTAAAATTGAAGTTTGCGAACGCGCATATAGACTGTTGGTGGACAAAGTTAAGTTTAATCCTCATGATATAATTTTCGATCCCAATGTTTTGGCTATTGCTACCGGTATGGAAGAGCATAACAATTATGCTGTAGATTTTATTAATGCTACAGCATGGATAAAGAAGAATCTTCCGGGTGCTCATATAAGTGGGGGGGTAAGTAATCTTTCTTTCTCTTTCAGAGGAAATAATTTTATCCGTGAAGCTATGCATGCCGTATTTCTTTATCATGCTATTCAGCAAGGTATGGATATGGGTATTGTTAACCCTGCAACAGCGGTGATGTACACTGATATAGATCCTGATTTACTTGTGAAGATTGAAGATGTGGTTCTTAACCGACGCCCTGATGCAGCAGAAATTCTAATTGAAACAGCAGAAAGTTTAAAAGCTTCAAAGGATGATACTCAAACAGCCGTTAAGCGTGATGCATGGCGAGATGAGAATGTAACCGAAAGATTAAAATATGCTTTGGTAAAAGGAATAGGCGAATATCTGGAAGAAGATCTCGCCGAAATTATTCCACTTTACAATAAGGCTGTTGATATTATTGAAGGGCCGTTAATGGAGGGTATGAATATTGTAGGTGAACTTTTTGGAGCTGGTAAAATGTTCTTGCCTCAGGTGGTGAAAACTGCACGTACCATGAAAAAGGCTGTTGCTATTCTTCAACCATTGATTGAAGCTGAAAAGACTGACGGATCTACTTCTGCCGGCAAGATGCTTATTGCTACAGTAAAAGGTGATGTTCATGACATCGGAAAGAATATTGTATCTGTGGTTATGGCATGTAATAATTTTGAGGTTATTGATTTGGGTGTAATGGTTCCTACTGAAACGATAGTTCAGCGTGCAATAGAAGAAAAACCAGATTTTATTGGATTAAGTGGTTTGATAACACCTTCATTGGAAGAAATGGTTCATGTGGCTTCTGAGTTGCAGAAAGCCGGCTTGGATATACCTTTGATGATTGGTGGTGCAACTACTTCTAAGTTACATACAGCAATTAAAATAGCTCCTGTTTACAGTGGTATTGTGGCTCATATGAAAGATGCCGCTCAAAATGCAACAGTAGCTTCACGTTTGCTTAATCCTGAAGCAAAAGAAAAATTTGCAGCAGAACTCAATAAAGAATATGAATCTCTTCGTCTGAAAAATGCAGATAAGAAGGTCGATACTGTTTCTATTGAAGATGCACAAAAAAATAAATTGAATTTGTTTTAA
- a CDS encoding methylated-DNA--[protein]-cysteine S-methyltransferase: MSIVYYSSPVGILEIKSTESHITQLLFKESAKTSSENIPAVMNECIRQLDEYFSGNRKDFTLPLAPEGTTFQCSVWKALQTIPYGQTISYKQLAERVENPKACRAVGTANGRNPIAIIIPCHRVIAANGTLGGYAGGLDIKTILLKLEGIDRF; the protein is encoded by the coding sequence ATGAGTATTGTTTATTATTCGTCTCCGGTAGGTATTCTTGAGATTAAATCTACAGAAAGCCACATTACTCAGTTATTATTTAAAGAATCTGCCAAGACTTCTTCTGAGAATATTCCGGCAGTAATGAATGAGTGTATTCGTCAGCTTGATGAATATTTCTCTGGAAACAGGAAAGATTTTACTTTGCCTTTAGCTCCTGAAGGTACAACTTTTCAGTGCTCTGTATGGAAAGCTTTGCAAACTATTCCTTATGGACAAACTATCAGCTATAAACAGCTTGCAGAACGAGTGGAAAACCCTAAAGCTTGCCGGGCTGTGGGGACTGCGAATGGACGAAATCCAATTGCGATAATTATTCCATGTCACAGAGTGATTGCAGCCAATGGTACTTTGGGAGGTTATGCAGGTGGATTAGATATTAAAACGATATTGCTTAAACTCGAAGGTATTGACCGGTTTTAG
- a CDS encoding nucleoside recognition domain-containing protein gives MRDFPKRLLKCVKDALPKAGKISLWLLKIILPVSLFVRFLQYSGALSYFAEFLNPLFNLIGLPGETAIVFLTSIFLPLYASIAVMTSLTITLREATILTLMCLLSHNLLVESAVQKKTGSSFWWMTTLRILMSIVVAFVLNKIMPASTVRFEVVTQPEVFSSVGEVLSAWFNTSVTLIITILFIVSVLMILQKLLEEYNLFDTISRPLRPFMKFFGMPEKASFLWIVGNVVGLAYGGAIMIEQIDNGMLSRNDVNVLNHHLAISHSLLEDTLLFVALGIGFWWIVLTRMGFAFVVVWCFRLKNYVFINKLHSNAV, from the coding sequence ATGAGAGACTTCCCTAAACGTTTGCTGAAATGCGTTAAAGATGCACTACCAAAAGCTGGTAAAATAAGTCTGTGGTTATTGAAGATAATACTCCCAGTATCGCTTTTTGTCCGCTTTTTGCAATATTCCGGAGCTTTAAGCTATTTTGCGGAGTTCCTTAACCCATTATTCAATCTGATAGGGCTGCCGGGTGAAACTGCTATTGTTTTCCTGACTAGTATTTTCTTGCCGTTGTATGCTTCCATAGCTGTAATGACATCTCTGACTATCACATTAAGAGAAGCTACAATCCTTACGCTTATGTGTCTTCTCTCACATAATCTGCTAGTGGAAAGTGCTGTTCAGAAGAAAACCGGTTCGTCTTTTTGGTGGATGACAACTCTTCGCATTCTGATGTCTATTGTGGTGGCTTTTGTTTTGAATAAGATAATGCCAGCTTCTACTGTTCGTTTTGAGGTTGTTACTCAACCAGAAGTGTTTTCTTCTGTAGGTGAAGTTCTCAGTGCATGGTTTAATACATCTGTTACTTTGATTATCACAATTTTGTTTATTGTTTCTGTATTAATGATATTGCAAAAATTATTAGAGGAGTATAACTTATTTGACACCATATCTCGTCCATTACGTCCGTTTATGAAATTCTTCGGAATGCCGGAAAAGGCTTCTTTTTTATGGATTGTGGGCAATGTAGTAGGTTTGGCTTATGGTGGTGCAATAATGATAGAGCAAATAGATAATGGTATGCTTTCCAGAAATGACGTAAATGTGCTTAATCATCACTTAGCCATATCTCATTCTTTGTTGGAGGATACACTTTTATTTGTAGCATTAGGCATCGGTTTTTGGTGGATAGTACTAACCCGTATGGGATTTGCTTTTGTAGTAGTGTGGTGTTTCCGATTGAAAAATTACGTGTTTATAAACAAGTTGCATTCTAATGCTGTTTAA